In Arachis stenosperma cultivar V10309 chromosome 1, arast.V10309.gnm1.PFL2, whole genome shotgun sequence, one DNA window encodes the following:
- the LOC130983575 gene encoding serine/threonine-protein phosphatase 7 long form homolog has product MMLLGTQLFADKSGNRIHIRWLPYVARLEEMGTYSWGSAALAWLYRCMCRVANRHVVKLAGPLQLLQSWIFWRFPRFRPAGYEESSWPLASRWSGYNPSGSEKGPRVEMWRLRIDMLQDGEFLWMPYTTPDVLQVVHPEVLEPRHMALWRSVTALIYFAVIEWHQIDRVLPQFGGVQPIPHPALNIDFLMSKDGRGGDRWFPSTLQRWHLLWDSRQDCVLRFDVVGDPGPSHAFLDWWRQYGKRFLSPESQLGDPRAVPIPLEASQRGPGRVPDMDRQEDVPDKRRVDRRMGVGTRRSQREWRWPDLGVHDDYDAGPARGGGRGRRGRARGRPDHRDDTDDQHRPVGGGGSGAAASAGTTTHDHGHAGELYGTGMGAGAYTGDAVLGSGPLGDYFVGVWWTKL; this is encoded by the exons ATGATGTTGTTGGGCACGCAGCTGTTTGCGGACAAGTCCGGGAACCGTATTCACATCAGATGGCTCCCGTACGTAGCTAGGCTGGAGGAGATGGGTACCTACAGCTGGGGTTCCGCCGCACTGGCTTGGTTGTACCGGTGCATGTGCCGAGTGGCAAACAGACATGTGGTCAAGTTAGCGGGACCGCTTCAGCTGCTCCAGTCTTGGATCTTTTGGCGCTTTCCTCGATTTAGGCCAGCAGGATATGAGGAGTCGAGCTGGCCCTTGGCATCCAG ATGGTCAGGTTACAACCCTTCCGGGAGCGAGAAGGGTCCTAGAGTGGAGATGTGGAGGCTCAGGATAGACATGTTACAGGATGGGGAG TTTCTATGGATGCCGTATACTACTCCGGACGTACTTCAGGTTGTGCATCCAGAGGTTTTGGAGCCTCGGCATATGGCGTTGTGGCGCTCTGTGACGGCGCTGATCTACTTTGCTGTGATAGAGTGGCATCAGATAGATCGTGTTCTTCCGCAGTTTGGTGGGGTTCAGCCCATTCCGCATCCCGCCCTGAACATTGACTTTTTGATGTCCAAGGACGGTAGAGGCGGCGATCGATGGTTCCCGTCTACTTTGCAGAGGTGGCATCTCCTTTGGGACTCTCGTCAGGACTGTGTGCTGAGGTTCGACGTTGTAGGCGACCCCGGTCCTTCGCATGCGTTCCTTGACTGGTGGCGTCAGTATGGTAAGAGGTTCTTGTCTCCGGAGTCGCAGTTGGGGGATCCTAGAGCAGTTCCTATTCCATTAGAGGCCTCACAGCGGGGTCCGGGGCGAGTTCCTGACATGGATCGTCAGGAGGACGTGCCGGACAAGCGTAGGGTTGATAGGAGGATGGGTGTGGGGACACGAAGGAGCCAGCGTGAGTGGAGGTGGCCTGACCTTGGTGTGCACGATGATTACGACGCCGGTCCCGCTAGAGGCGGAGGACGAGGCCGGCGAGGTAGGGCGAGGGGTCGTCCTGACCATCGGGACGACACCGACGATCAGCATCGGCCCGTTGGTGGGGGTGGTTCAGGGGCGGCTGCATCTGCTGGTACTACCACACACGATCATGGTCATGCAGGTGAGTTGTATGGTACAGGGATGGGTGCCGGGGCTTACACAGGTGATGCTGTACTTGGATCAGGCCCTCTTGGAGATTACTTCGTTGGtgtgtggtggacgaaattgtga